One Mycolicibacter sp. MU0083 DNA window includes the following coding sequences:
- a CDS encoding SDR family oxidoreductase, translated as MSVPRAGALDFGLTGKVVLVTGGVRGVGAGISAVFAEQGATVVTCARRPVEGLPYEFHACDVRDDEAVKGLIDAVVAKHGRLDVVVNNAGGSPHALAAEASANFSRKIIELNLLAPLLVSQHANAVMQAQDAGGAIVNITSVSGHRPSPGTAAYSAAKAGVDNLTATLAVEWAPKVRVNSVVVGMVETEQSELFYGDAESMAAVCATVPLGRLAKPADIGWAAAFLASDAASYISGASLEAHGGGEPPAYLQATSANK; from the coding sequence ATGTCTGTTCCCAGGGCTGGCGCCCTCGATTTCGGATTGACCGGCAAAGTCGTTCTGGTGACCGGCGGAGTCCGCGGCGTCGGCGCGGGCATCAGCGCGGTCTTCGCCGAGCAGGGCGCGACGGTGGTGACCTGCGCGCGGCGCCCGGTCGAGGGCCTGCCGTATGAGTTCCATGCCTGCGACGTGCGCGATGACGAGGCGGTCAAGGGCTTGATCGACGCGGTCGTCGCCAAGCACGGCCGCCTGGATGTGGTGGTCAACAACGCCGGCGGCTCCCCACACGCACTGGCCGCCGAAGCCTCGGCCAACTTCAGCCGCAAGATCATCGAACTCAACCTGCTGGCCCCGCTGCTGGTCTCCCAGCACGCCAATGCCGTTATGCAAGCCCAGGACGCCGGCGGCGCGATCGTCAACATCACCAGCGTCAGCGGCCACCGGCCTTCACCGGGCACCGCGGCCTACAGCGCCGCCAAGGCCGGCGTCGACAACCTGACCGCCACGCTGGCCGTCGAGTGGGCACCCAAGGTTCGGGTGAACTCGGTCGTGGTCGGCATGGTCGAGACCGAGCAGTCCGAACTGTTCTACGGCGACGCCGAGTCCATGGCCGCCGTCTGCGCCACCGTGCCACTGGGACGGCTCGCCAAGCCCGCCGATATCGGTTGGGCCGCAGCTTTTCTCGCTTCCGACGCCGCCTCATACATCAGCGGTGCCAGCCTGGAAGCGCACGGCGGCGGCGAGCCGCCGGCCTACCTGCAAGCTACGAGCGCCAACAAATAA
- a CDS encoding SDR family oxidoreductase, whose product MGLLDGRVVIVTGAGGGIGRAHALAFAAEGARVVVNDIGVGLDGSPAGGGSAAQSVVDEIVAAGGEAVANGSNVADWEQAAALIQTAVDTFGGLDVLVNNAGIVRDRMFANTSEEEFDAVVAVHLKGHFATMRHAAAYWRAKSKAGETVDARIINTSSGAGLQGSVGQANYSAAKAGIAAMTLVASAEMGRYGVTVNAIAPSARTRMTETVFADMMNTQGQAFDAMAPENVSPLVVWLGSVESRDVTGKVFEVEGGKIRVAEGWAHGPQADKGARWDPAELGPVVADLLAKERTPVPVYGA is encoded by the coding sequence ATGGGACTTCTCGACGGCCGCGTGGTCATCGTCACCGGAGCGGGCGGCGGCATCGGCCGGGCGCACGCACTGGCTTTCGCCGCTGAGGGCGCGCGGGTTGTCGTCAACGACATCGGTGTGGGCCTGGACGGTTCGCCCGCCGGTGGTGGGAGCGCGGCGCAGAGCGTGGTCGACGAGATCGTCGCCGCCGGTGGGGAAGCCGTGGCCAACGGCTCCAACGTCGCCGACTGGGAGCAGGCCGCCGCGCTGATCCAGACCGCGGTCGACACCTTCGGGGGCCTGGACGTGCTGGTCAACAACGCCGGCATCGTGCGCGACCGGATGTTCGCCAACACCAGCGAAGAGGAGTTCGACGCCGTCGTCGCCGTGCACCTCAAGGGGCACTTCGCCACCATGCGGCACGCGGCCGCCTACTGGCGGGCCAAGTCCAAGGCCGGCGAGACGGTGGACGCGCGGATCATCAACACCAGCTCCGGCGCCGGCCTGCAGGGCAGCGTCGGCCAGGCCAACTACTCGGCGGCCAAGGCGGGCATCGCCGCGATGACCCTGGTCGCCTCCGCCGAAATGGGTCGCTACGGGGTGACCGTCAATGCGATCGCCCCGTCGGCACGCACCCGGATGACCGAGACGGTGTTCGCCGACATGATGAACACTCAGGGCCAGGCGTTCGACGCGATGGCACCGGAGAACGTCAGCCCGCTGGTGGTGTGGCTGGGCAGCGTCGAGTCGCGGGACGTGACCGGCAAGGTGTTCGAGGTCGAGGGCGGCAAGATCCGGGTCGCCGAGGGTTGGGCGCATGGGCCGCAGGCCGACAAGGGCGCTCGCTGGGATCCCGCGGAACTGGGGCCGGTGGTCGCAGACCTGTTGGCCAAGGAACGGACTCCGGTGCCCGTCTACGGCGCCTGA
- the ipdA gene encoding cholesterol ring-cleaving hydrolase subunit IpdA, producing the protein MSGKVTTLDEAVAELRDGMTIGIGGWGSRRKPMAFVRAILRTDVKDLTVVTYGGPDLGLLCSAGKVRRVYYGFVSLDSPPFYDPWFAKARTSGAIEAREMDEGMLRCGLQAAAQRLPFLPIRAGLGSSVIDFWEGELKTVTSPYPVSAADGGGHETLVAMPALNLDAAFVHMNLGDARGNAAYTGIDPYFDDLFLMSAQRRFLSVEKIVPTEELIASTSPQTQIINRMMVDKVVEAPNGAHFTIGAADYGRDEKFQRHYAEAAKSDETWAEFKATYLSGSEEDYQAAVKAFGAEALA; encoded by the coding sequence GTGAGCGGCAAGGTAACCACCCTCGACGAAGCCGTCGCCGAACTGCGCGACGGCATGACGATCGGGATCGGCGGCTGGGGTTCGCGCCGTAAGCCGATGGCGTTCGTCCGCGCCATCCTGCGCACCGACGTCAAGGACCTCACCGTGGTGACCTACGGGGGCCCGGATCTGGGCCTGCTGTGCTCGGCGGGCAAGGTCCGCCGGGTCTACTACGGATTCGTGTCCCTGGACTCCCCGCCGTTCTACGACCCGTGGTTCGCCAAGGCCCGCACCTCCGGCGCCATCGAGGCCCGTGAGATGGACGAGGGCATGCTGCGCTGCGGGCTGCAGGCCGCCGCCCAGCGACTGCCGTTCCTGCCGATCCGCGCGGGACTGGGCAGCTCGGTGATCGACTTCTGGGAGGGCGAGCTCAAGACCGTCACCTCGCCGTACCCGGTCTCGGCCGCCGACGGCGGCGGCCACGAGACGCTGGTCGCGATGCCCGCGCTGAACCTGGATGCCGCGTTCGTGCACATGAACCTCGGCGACGCCCGCGGCAACGCCGCCTACACCGGGATCGACCCGTATTTCGACGACCTGTTCCTGATGTCGGCACAGCGTCGCTTCCTGTCGGTGGAGAAGATCGTGCCCACCGAGGAATTGATCGCCAGCACCTCGCCGCAGACCCAGATCATCAACCGGATGATGGTGGACAAGGTGGTCGAGGCCCCCAACGGCGCCCACTTCACCATCGGCGCAGCCGATTACGGGCGCGACGAGAAGTTCCAGCGGCATTACGCCGAAGCCGCCAAGTCCGACGAGACCTGGGCGGAGTTCAAGGCCACCTACCTGTCCGGCAGCGAAGAGGACTACCAGGCTGCCGTCAAGGCATTCGGAGCGGAGGCACTCGCATGA
- the echA20 gene encoding (7aS)-7a-methyl-1,5-dioxo-2,3,5,6,7,7a-hexahydro-1H-indene-carboxyl-CoA hydrolase, translated as MPITTTTVEPGIVAVTVDFPPVNALPSRAWFELGDVITAAGRDMATHVVILRAEGRGFNAGVDIKEMQNTEGFTALIDANRGCFAAFKAVYECEVPVIAAVNGFCVGGGIGLVGNADVIVASDDAKFGLPEVERGALGAATHLSRLVPQHMMRRLFYTAATVDADTLHRYGSVHEVVPRAELDEAALRVARDIAAKDTRVIRAAKEALNLIDVQKVNSSYRMEQGFTFELNLAGVADEHRDAFAGTEKGKK; from the coding sequence ATGCCGATCACAACAACCACCGTCGAACCGGGAATCGTCGCGGTCACCGTCGACTTCCCCCCGGTCAACGCCCTGCCCTCCCGCGCCTGGTTCGAGCTGGGCGACGTCATCACCGCCGCCGGCCGGGACATGGCCACCCACGTGGTGATCCTGCGGGCCGAGGGCCGCGGCTTCAACGCCGGCGTGGACATCAAGGAGATGCAGAACACCGAGGGCTTCACCGCGCTGATCGACGCCAACCGCGGTTGCTTCGCGGCGTTCAAGGCCGTCTACGAGTGCGAGGTGCCGGTGATCGCCGCGGTCAACGGTTTCTGCGTCGGCGGCGGGATCGGCCTGGTCGGCAACGCCGACGTGATCGTGGCGTCCGACGACGCCAAGTTCGGCCTGCCCGAGGTGGAGCGCGGCGCACTCGGTGCCGCCACCCACCTGTCCCGGCTGGTGCCGCAGCACATGATGCGCCGGTTGTTCTACACCGCGGCCACCGTGGACGCCGACACCCTGCACCGGTACGGCTCGGTGCACGAGGTGGTCCCGCGCGCCGAACTCGACGAAGCCGCACTGCGGGTGGCCCGCGACATCGCCGCCAAGGACACCCGGGTGATCCGGGCCGCCAAGGAGGCCCTGAATCTCATCGACGTGCAGAAGGTCAACTCCAGCTACCGGATGGAGCAGGGGTTTACCTTCGAGCTCAACCTCGCCGGCGTCGCCGACGAGCACCGCGACGCGTTCGCCGGCACCGAGAAGGGGAAGAAGTGA